In Archaeoglobus profundus DSM 5631, the sequence ATCTTTTTAGTAACATTTATAACTACAGCTTCGATTACGAAAGATCATTGAAAACTGATTGAGGTGGTGGTAATGAAAAGAGCCTTTTGCGTGGCTATGGTAGCGTTACTGCTGCTGACACCGACAGTTTTGGCGAAAGACGCGATAATAATCGGATTTACGATGTCTCAGACTGGTAAGTATAACTCTGAATCGAAAGAACAGTATCAAGGCTTAAAGCTTTGGGCTGACGATGTAAACGCTCAGGGTGGAATATATGTTAAGTCTTTGGATAAAAAGCTCCCAGTCAAACTCGTCTTCTACGACGATGAGAGTAGCAAGGATAGGGTTCAGCAGTTGTATGCTAAGCTTATAACTGAGGATAATGCTGACTTCCTAATCAGTCCGTACAGCAGTGGTTTGACTGCTTCCGCCGCAATCATAGCTGAGCAGTACGGTAAGATCATGATAGCAACTGGAGCTGCTTCAGACAGCATATTCAACAAGGGTTACAAGCATATATTCCAAGTTTACACACCAGCGAGCAGATACCTCACTGGAGCTATAGACATGCTCAAAGCGGCCGATCCAAATGCTAAGAGAGTAGCGATTGTGTACGAGAACAGTAAGTTTGCAAAGGATGTGTGTACAGCAGTTAAGGAGTACGCCGAGGAGAATGGCTTTGACGTCGTATTATTTGAGCCCTATTCCTCTGGAACGACAGACTTCACATCGTTCATAAACAAGATTCTTGCATCGAATCCTGATGCTATAATTGGAGGTGGACACTTCGCCGATGGAGAGAACTTTGCAAAGCAGTTGTACGAGAAGAGAGTAAAGGTCAAGTTAATATCTCTGCTTGTCGCTCCAGCTGTTCCAGAGTTTGCAGAAATAGGTGATGCGGCACTTTACGTAACAGGTCCTTCTCAGTGGGAGCCACAGGCTAAATACAGTAAGGAAATAGCTGAGAAGCTTGGAGTGGAGTGGTACGGGCCTACCGTTGAACAGTTTGTTGAACAGTACAAGAGTGCTTACGGATACGAACCGGGATACCATGCCGCTGGTGGATATGTCGCTGGATTGATCTTGCAGAAGGCAATAGAAGATGCAGGAACGCTTGATACTGAAAAGGTCAAAGAGGCACTTGAAAAAATGGATATAATGACGTTCTACGGTAGAATAAGCTTTGATACTGGAGAATACTATGGCAGGCAAAAGGGACACGAAATGGTCTATCTGCAGTGGCAGAAGAAGAATGGCGAGCTTATAAAGGAGGTAGTCTGGCCAGAGGAGGCAAAGTCAGCAGATCTCGTGTATCCTCTCTACATTAAGTTCGAGGAAGGTCCAACAGAGGCAGGAACCGAAGTAGTGGAAACAACAGTTACAGAGAAGACCCCCGGTTTTGAGCTTGTATTCGCAGTAGCTGGATTATGTGCAACTTACATTCTGAGAAGAAAAGTCATTTAAATTTTTAATTTTTATTTTAGGAGGTGATATTCTTGATAGACATTTGGATAGATTGCTTGATAAGTGGGATTCTCTTGGGGCTTGTTTACGGTCTTGCTGCGATAGGTTTGAACCTCATATTCGGTGTTATGCGTGTCATAAACCTTTCTCACGGTGCCTTTATAGCCTTGGGTATGTTTGTCGCGTATTACCTTTTCACGTATGGCTTGAACCCCTATTTGGGAGTTCCAGCTATCTTTGGATTGGGGCTGTTTTTGGGTATGGTTACATACTTTGTAGCTCTGCATAGAGTTATAGATGCTCCTGAGCTTTCTACACTCCTTTCAACCTTTAGCGTTAGCTTATTCATAATTGGTGTTGGTACATTCGTCTGGACGACAATACCATATGCCATAGACATAGATCTGGGTTATGTAGCGATAGGCAACGTAACAATACTCGGAACAAAGGTAGCTACTGGCGTAATATCTGTAATACTTACAGCATTACTTTACATATTCCTTTACAGAACAAAACTTGGCAAGGCTGTTAGAGCCGTGTCGATGAACAGAACTGCGGCAGAGCTCATGGGTATTAACACAACAAAAATCCTAGCACTAAGCTTCGGAATAGGTGTTGCTTTGGCAATGACTGCTGGAGCGCTTATAGCGACCATATTTCCATTCACAATCTTGTCCGGTGGAGTTTACGAGTTGAAGAGCTTCGTCATATGTGTCTTGGGTGGTTTGGGTAACCCCCTAGGTGCCCTTGTTGGAGGTCTTGTGCTGGGCATTATTGAAAACGTCGCAACTATGCAGATTACTACGGGTTTAGTTCCATTCATAGAGTTTGCAATACTCGTAGCGGTGCTCGTGCTGAAACCTAGAGGATTGTTGGGGGGTGAAGTATGAGGAAACCAACAATTTCGCTGATCTGGGTTGTAGCAGTCATAATCGCGATGGGTCTACTACCGGTAGTAACGAAAAGCGTAACTCTCAGAGAGACCGTATTCATCATGCTAATGTACATAGCACTTGCATCAAGCTTGAACATACTGCTGGGTTATACTGGCTATGTAAGCTTTGGACACATTGTCTTCTACGGTATAGGAGGCTACGTCGCAATATCTCTGATAGAGTACTACGGCTTCAGTATAATTCCAGCGATGATTATCGGTGGACTGTTTTCGGCTATCATAGCTTACGCATTGGGTCAGGCTATATTGAAGCTTAGAGGTGCTTACTTTGCAATAGCGACGATAGGAGTCAACGAAGCTATTAAGGCACTTGTTGAAAATTTAGAGCCTATAGGCGGTGCTGAAGGTATATATCTCCATATAGATGTATACAATCCCTACGGAGGTCCAGAAAATGCCATATGGCTGTCCTACTACCTCATGCTTGTAGTTACGTTGGCAGTTGTGGTTGTGAGCTGGTACGTTAAGAAGTCAAAGTTTGGACTTGGACTTTTAGCTATAAGAGAGGACGAGGACGCAGCAATATCTCTGGGTGTCGATACAAGATCGTACAAATCCTTAGCCTACGCACTTTCAGCATTCTTCCCGGGTATGGTAGGAGCAATATTCTTCTTTAAGAATGGAAACATAGAACCTGGAGTGGCCTTCCACCTTACAAAATCGGTAGAGATGATATTCATGGTAATGCTCGGTGGATTCGGTACCATTGCAGGGCCATTCATAGGCGCTGTAGCTTACGAAAGAATTAGGGGTTACCTCCTCGTCAGTGAGGCCTTCAAGAACCTTCACATGGCAATCTCGGGTGTCATACTTCTCTTGATTGTCCTCTTCATGCCTAGGGGTATTGTCGGATTTATATGCGACAAATTACCCAAGTTAAGGAGGTATCTGGAATGATACTCAAAGTTGAAGGAGTCACCAAGAGATTTGGAGGTTTGGTCGCCCTTGACAACGTGAGCTTTGAGGTTAAGAGAAAGGAAATAGTTGGTATCATAGGCCCGAACGGCGCTGGAAAAACCACACTGTTCAACGTAATATCTGGTGTGTATAAGCCGGAGGAGGGAAGAGTGATATTCAATGGTAAAGATATAACAGGGTTGCCTCCGTTCAAGATTGCGAGATTGGGTATAGCGAGGACTTTTCAGATAGTCAAGCCGTTGAGTGAGTTGAGTGTTAAGGAGAACGTAATGGTTGGTGCGTGCTTTGGAAAAGAATATATGGACTTAGAATCGGCAGAGAAAATAGCTGATGATGTTTTAAAGCTTGTGAAACTCAATGAAAAGGCTGATTTGCCAGCAGGAAAGCTCAACGTACCTGAGAAAAAGAGACTTGAGCTTGCAAGGGCCTTAGCCTCTAAGCCTGACCTTCTGCTTCTGGATGAGGTTTTGGCGGGATTGAATCCCGCTGAGGTGTCCGAGATGATCGAAATTATTAGAGACATCAGAGACAGCGGAATTACCATACTGATGATAGAGCACCTCATGCATGCGATAATGAACGTATCTGATAGAGTGATAGTCCTTGACTACGGAAAGAAAATAGCTGAGGGTAAACCAGAGGATGTTGCCAATGATCCGAAAGTTATAGAGGCCTATCTTGGAGATCCTGAACTAGTCCTTCAACTTCTTAGGAGGTGATAAGCTTGCCCATCCTCGAAGCGAGAGAGATCGAAGCTGGATACGGTGAGGTGCAGGTACTCTGGGGTGTAACAGTTAAGGTTGAGAAGGGAAGTCTAACAGCTCTGATTGGCTCTAACGGAAGTGGAAAAACTACACTCTTGAGAGCCATTATGGGTTTAGTTCCAGTTTGGAAGGGTAACGTTATTTTCAACGGCCAAGATGTCACCAAGCTATCTACTCATTCAAGAGTTGAACTTGGAATGGTTATGGTTCCCGAAGGTAGGATGATCTTTCCCAACATGACCGTACTTGAGAATTTGGAGATGGGTGCGTACACTAAGAGAGCTGAGGATCATTTTGAGGACCAACTGGAATTTGTTTTTAATCTCTTCCCGAGATTGAAAGAGAGATTAAATCAAAAAGCTGGAACAATGAGCGGTGGAGAACAACAGATGCTTGCAATCGCAAGAGCGCTAATGAGCGTCCCTGAAGTGCTCATATTGGATGAACCGAGTTTAGGACTTTCACCGAAGTTAACTCTTGAAATCTTTCAGACAATAAGAAAGCTAAAGGATGAAGGAGTGACAATGCTTCTAGTTGAACAAAATGTACATCTCAGCTTGGCTATAGCCGATTACGCTTATGTGATGGCTGAGGGAAAAATTAAGATAGAGGGGAAGGCCGAAGAACTTGAAAAGTCAGAAGATATCAAGAAGGCTTACTTGGGGATATAATGGAAAACCTCTTATTCTTTTAAACTGAATTAACTTTTCACTGGAGGTGATCGTTTGAAAGTTTCGAAGCCGTTGGCTTGGCATAGGTTCTACAGGGGAAAGATAGAGGTACTGCCGAAATGCGCGATAAGAGACTTGGACGACTTTGCTGTTTATTATACACCGGGTGTTGCTGAGCCTTGCTTGAAGATAAAGGATGACCCAGATACTGCATACGAGTATACATCGAAATGGAATATGGTAGCCGTAGTTACAGACGGTTCTAGGGTTTTGGGGTTGGGAAACATTGGAGCTTTGGCATCTCTACCAGTCATGGAAGGTAAAGCTCTACTTTTCAAGTATCTGGGTGGTGTCGATGCATTTCCACTGCCCGTTGATGAACAGGATCCCGATAGATTCATAGAAATTGTAAAGAAGATTTCTCCCGCCTTTGGAGGCATAAACCTCGAAGACATATCGACGCCGAAGTGTTTCTACATTCTCGAAAAACTGAGAAGTGAGTTAGACATCCCCGTATGGCACGATGACCAGCAAGGAACGGCTACAGCAATTTTGGCGGGATTAATAAATGCTCTTAAGCTTGTAGGTAAAAGGATAGAGGATGTTAAGATTGCAGTTGTCGGTGTCGGAGCTTCTAACACTGCAACCGTGAGGTTGCTTGAAAAGTTCGGCGCAAGGCCTGAGAGCATGTTCCTTGTAGACAGCAAGGGAATACTTGGAAAGCATAGAGAAGATTTAAAGGGCACTTACAAGTGGGAGTTCTGCTTGAAGACGAACGCTGAAGGAAGAGTTGGGGGAATTAAGGAGGCTTTGAAAGGCGTTGACGTTGTAATCGCTGCGAGCAGACCCGGACCGGGCGTAATAAAGCCAGAGTGGATTAAGGAGATGGCTGAAAACCCAATAGTCTTCGCATTGGCAAATCCAGTTCCCGAAATACTTCCGGATGAGGCCAAAAAGGCTGGAGCTAAAATAGTAGCCACTGGGAGGAGTGACTTTCCTAATCAGGTCAACAACTCTCTTGTATTCCCAGCAGTCTTTAGAGGCGTTTTGACAGTCAGAGCTAGGACTATAACGGATGAAATGACTATTGAAGCTGCAAAAGCTTTAGCAAAGTTTGCAGAGCCAAAACTGAGTGAGGATTACATAGTTCCCCGTATGACTGAAAGCGATGTATTTCCAGAAGTAGCTACCGCTGTAGCTTTAAAGGCTATAGAACAGGGTGTTGCGAGGCTGAAAATGAGCAGAGATGAGATTTACAGAGAGTGCAAGGAGTTAATTGAGAGTGCTCAGGAAAAGATAAGGAAGTTGATGGAACTCGGATTCATAAAACAGCCACCTTAAACATTTTCAAACTGATAGCTACCGCTGTAAGGCTTTGTTCTTTCAGCCAACTTTATGAAAACTAACTGAACTATCCTTGCATTCCTCTTCAACCATATTCCATCGTTGTAAACTACCAACCCCACCTCACTTCTCCCGCTATACCCAGCATCCCAAAC encodes:
- a CDS encoding ABC transporter substrate-binding protein: MKRAFCVAMVALLLLTPTVLAKDAIIIGFTMSQTGKYNSESKEQYQGLKLWADDVNAQGGIYVKSLDKKLPVKLVFYDDESSKDRVQQLYAKLITEDNADFLISPYSSGLTASAAIIAEQYGKIMIATGAASDSIFNKGYKHIFQVYTPASRYLTGAIDMLKAADPNAKRVAIVYENSKFAKDVCTAVKEYAEENGFDVVLFEPYSSGTTDFTSFINKILASNPDAIIGGGHFADGENFAKQLYEKRVKVKLISLLVAPAVPEFAEIGDAALYVTGPSQWEPQAKYSKEIAEKLGVEWYGPTVEQFVEQYKSAYGYEPGYHAAGGYVAGLILQKAIEDAGTLDTEKVKEALEKMDIMTFYGRISFDTGEYYGRQKGHEMVYLQWQKKNGELIKEVVWPEEAKSADLVYPLYIKFEEGPTEAGTEVVETTVTEKTPGFELVFAVAGLCATYILRRKVI
- a CDS encoding branched-chain amino acid ABC transporter permease, with amino-acid sequence MIDIWIDCLISGILLGLVYGLAAIGLNLIFGVMRVINLSHGAFIALGMFVAYYLFTYGLNPYLGVPAIFGLGLFLGMVTYFVALHRVIDAPELSTLLSTFSVSLFIIGVGTFVWTTIPYAIDIDLGYVAIGNVTILGTKVATGVISVILTALLYIFLYRTKLGKAVRAVSMNRTAAELMGINTTKILALSFGIGVALAMTAGALIATIFPFTILSGGVYELKSFVICVLGGLGNPLGALVGGLVLGIIENVATMQITTGLVPFIEFAILVAVLVLKPRGLLGGEV
- a CDS encoding branched-chain amino acid ABC transporter permease; translated protein: MRKPTISLIWVVAVIIAMGLLPVVTKSVTLRETVFIMLMYIALASSLNILLGYTGYVSFGHIVFYGIGGYVAISLIEYYGFSIIPAMIIGGLFSAIIAYALGQAILKLRGAYFAIATIGVNEAIKALVENLEPIGGAEGIYLHIDVYNPYGGPENAIWLSYYLMLVVTLAVVVVSWYVKKSKFGLGLLAIREDEDAAISLGVDTRSYKSLAYALSAFFPGMVGAIFFFKNGNIEPGVAFHLTKSVEMIFMVMLGGFGTIAGPFIGAVAYERIRGYLLVSEAFKNLHMAISGVILLLIVLFMPRGIVGFICDKLPKLRRYLE
- a CDS encoding ABC transporter ATP-binding protein, whose amino-acid sequence is MILKVEGVTKRFGGLVALDNVSFEVKRKEIVGIIGPNGAGKTTLFNVISGVYKPEEGRVIFNGKDITGLPPFKIARLGIARTFQIVKPLSELSVKENVMVGACFGKEYMDLESAEKIADDVLKLVKLNEKADLPAGKLNVPEKKRLELARALASKPDLLLLDEVLAGLNPAEVSEMIEIIRDIRDSGITILMIEHLMHAIMNVSDRVIVLDYGKKIAEGKPEDVANDPKVIEAYLGDPELVLQLLRR
- a CDS encoding ABC transporter ATP-binding protein, which codes for MPILEAREIEAGYGEVQVLWGVTVKVEKGSLTALIGSNGSGKTTLLRAIMGLVPVWKGNVIFNGQDVTKLSTHSRVELGMVMVPEGRMIFPNMTVLENLEMGAYTKRAEDHFEDQLEFVFNLFPRLKERLNQKAGTMSGGEQQMLAIARALMSVPEVLILDEPSLGLSPKLTLEIFQTIRKLKDEGVTMLLVEQNVHLSLAIADYAYVMAEGKIKIEGKAEELEKSEDIKKAYLGI
- a CDS encoding NAD(P)-dependent malic enzyme, with the protein product MKVSKPLAWHRFYRGKIEVLPKCAIRDLDDFAVYYTPGVAEPCLKIKDDPDTAYEYTSKWNMVAVVTDGSRVLGLGNIGALASLPVMEGKALLFKYLGGVDAFPLPVDEQDPDRFIEIVKKISPAFGGINLEDISTPKCFYILEKLRSELDIPVWHDDQQGTATAILAGLINALKLVGKRIEDVKIAVVGVGASNTATVRLLEKFGARPESMFLVDSKGILGKHREDLKGTYKWEFCLKTNAEGRVGGIKEALKGVDVVIAASRPGPGVIKPEWIKEMAENPIVFALANPVPEILPDEAKKAGAKIVATGRSDFPNQVNNSLVFPAVFRGVLTVRARTITDEMTIEAAKALAKFAEPKLSEDYIVPRMTESDVFPEVATAVALKAIEQGVARLKMSRDEIYRECKELIESAQEKIRKLMELGFIKQPP